The proteins below come from a single Parcubacteria group bacterium genomic window:
- the cimA gene encoding citramalate synthase, producing the protein MQKVKIYDTTLRDGTQGEGMSLSVADKVRIARKLDEFGVHYIEGGWPGSNPKDREFFEVMKTQKLKNAKLTAFGSTHLAKNTPETDENLKELVDSGVTVATIFGKSWTVHVEEVLRISPERNLEIIEGSVKFLKKNIATVFYDAEHFFDGYKNNPEYALLTLKAAKAGGADCLVLCDTNGGSLPDEVTRIVAEVKKQLPNVPLGIHTHNDGEMAVANTLAAVKAGATQIQGTLNGVGERCGNANLCSIIPTLQLKLGIECVPKENLVQLQALSRYFMELANLPSNHFQAYTGRSAFTHKGGVHTSAVSKNPHTYEHIQPEHVGNKRRILVSDLAGRASIVMKAKELGIELDPKNPVVAGALKKLKELENSGFQFEIAEASFELLLSEALGRKTQFFELISRRVIDERKAGEENPQVEALVKIRVGNKLEETIASGDGPVNALDRALRKALEKYYPVLKEMKLLDYKVRVLPGRAGTAARVRVLIESANGEAGRWHTMGVSYDVIEASWQALSDSVNYKLYKAKG; encoded by the coding sequence ATGCAAAAAGTAAAAATCTATGACACGACTCTGCGGGACGGCACTCAGGGCGAAGGGATGAGCCTTTCGGTGGCGGACAAGGTGCGGATTGCGAGGAAGCTCGATGAGTTTGGCGTGCATTATATTGAAGGTGGCTGGCCGGGATCCAATCCAAAGGATCGGGAATTTTTTGAAGTCATGAAAACGCAAAAATTGAAAAATGCCAAGCTCACGGCTTTTGGTTCGACGCATCTGGCCAAAAACACGCCCGAGACTGATGAGAATCTCAAAGAGTTGGTGGATTCCGGAGTGACAGTGGCGACCATTTTTGGCAAGAGTTGGACGGTGCACGTGGAGGAAGTTCTGAGAATTTCTCCCGAGCGCAATTTGGAAATTATTGAAGGGAGCGTGAAGTTTTTGAAAAAAAATATTGCGACAGTTTTCTATGACGCGGAACATTTTTTTGATGGGTATAAAAATAATCCGGAGTATGCGCTTTTGACATTGAAAGCGGCCAAGGCTGGCGGGGCGGATTGTCTTGTGCTATGCGACACTAATGGCGGATCACTGCCGGATGAAGTGACGCGCATCGTGGCGGAAGTTAAAAAGCAGCTGCCTAATGTTCCCTTGGGCATCCATACGCACAACGACGGAGAGATGGCGGTGGCCAACACGCTTGCAGCAGTGAAAGCGGGCGCGACGCAGATTCAGGGAACATTGAACGGAGTGGGCGAGCGTTGTGGTAATGCTAATCTTTGTTCGATCATTCCCACCTTGCAACTAAAATTGGGAATCGAGTGCGTGCCAAAAGAAAATCTGGTGCAGTTACAAGCGCTCAGTCGCTATTTTATGGAACTGGCCAATTTGCCATCCAATCACTTCCAAGCCTATACCGGCCGAAGTGCGTTTACGCATAAAGGCGGAGTGCATACCAGCGCCGTTTCCAAAAATCCGCATACCTATGAGCATATCCAGCCGGAGCATGTGGGGAACAAAAGAAGAATTTTAGTTTCCGATCTGGCCGGCCGAGCGTCAATTGTTATGAAAGCCAAAGAATTAGGGATCGAACTTGATCCAAAAAATCCTGTCGTTGCAGGAGCACTCAAAAAATTGAAAGAGTTGGAAAATAGTGGATTTCAATTTGAGATTGCTGAGGCGAGTTTTGAGCTCTTACTATCCGAAGCGCTGGGGAGAAAGACACAATTTTTTGAACTGATCAGCCGGCGGGTGATTGATGAGCGCAAGGCCGGGGAAGAAAATCCGCAAGTGGAAGCGCTGGTGAAAATCAGAGTTGGGAATAAGTTGGAAGAAACAATTGCTTCGGGCGATGGTCCGGTCAACGCGCTTGACCGAGCTTTGCGAAAAGCGCTGGAGAAATATTATCCGGTTTTGAAAGAGATGAAACTGCTTGATTACAAAGTGCGGGTGCTGCCGGGTCGGGCAGGAACAGCGGCGCGCGTGCGGGTGCTCATCGAATCAGCCAATGGCGAAGCCGGGCGTTGGCACACGATGGGCGTGTCCTATGACGTGATTGAAGCCAGTTGGCAAGCGCTCTCAGATAGCGTGAATTACAAGCTGTATAAAGCCAAAGGATAA